A region of Rhizobium grahamii DNA encodes the following proteins:
- the hupB gene encoding DNA-binding protein HupB: MNKNELVSAVAEKAGLSKTDAASAVDAVFEVVQAELKGKGDVRLAGFGSFTVSHRAATKGRNPSTGAEVDIPARNVPKFTPGKGLKDAVNG; encoded by the coding sequence ATGAACAAGAATGAACTAGTGTCCGCAGTTGCCGAAAAGGCAGGACTCTCGAAGACCGATGCTGCTTCCGCAGTTGACGCAGTTTTCGAAGTTGTCCAGGCTGAACTGAAGGGCAAGGGCGACGTTCGCCTCGCTGGTTTCGGTAGCTTCACCGTTTCCCATCGCGCTGCCACCAAGGGCCGCAATCCGTCCACCGGCGCTGAAGTCGATATCCCGGCTCGCAACGTGCCGAAGTTCACGCCCGGCAAGGGCCTGAAGGACGCCGTCAACGGCTGA
- a CDS encoding DMT family transporter: protein MKDMNQTSPVFSSSRALAGAAWMIAAGIAFSILNIVTQWLTMKLGFPSAATAFWQYAFALAFSLPFLFRVGIRAMRTSYPWRHVVRVAFAAAGVMTWVAGLAAVPIWQAIALVMTSPFFIIMGARIFLGEYVGVSRWAATGVGFVGAMIILQPWSDSFTWAALLPILSALLWGASSLITKSLTGVERSETITVWLLALLTPFNGAVALAAGFSVPSGQILFLLVAAGLLTVIAQYFLTLAYTTADAAYVQPFDDLKLPLNVLAGWLVFGYAPTGYLWLGALLILGASLFIMRNEMKKERRTA, encoded by the coding sequence ATGAAAGACATGAATCAGACTTCCCCCGTATTTTCTTCTTCCCGCGCGCTCGCGGGTGCCGCCTGGATGATCGCCGCCGGCATCGCGTTCTCGATCCTCAACATCGTCACGCAGTGGCTGACGATGAAGCTCGGCTTTCCATCGGCGGCCACCGCCTTCTGGCAATATGCCTTCGCGTTGGCCTTCTCTCTGCCTTTTCTTTTCCGCGTCGGCATACGCGCGATGCGAACAAGTTACCCTTGGCGCCACGTCGTTCGTGTGGCGTTTGCCGCCGCCGGCGTGATGACCTGGGTCGCCGGACTGGCGGCGGTGCCGATCTGGCAGGCCATCGCACTGGTGATGACCTCGCCGTTCTTCATCATCATGGGCGCCCGCATCTTTCTCGGCGAATATGTGGGCGTATCGCGCTGGGCTGCCACCGGTGTCGGCTTTGTCGGCGCGATGATCATCCTGCAGCCGTGGTCGGATAGCTTCACCTGGGCAGCCCTGTTGCCGATCTTGTCGGCGCTTCTGTGGGGCGCGTCGTCGCTGATCACCAAGAGCCTGACAGGAGTCGAACGGTCAGAGACCATCACTGTCTGGCTGCTTGCATTGCTGACGCCGTTCAATGGCGCCGTGGCGCTCGCCGCGGGCTTCAGCGTTCCGTCGGGCCAGATTCTCTTCCTGCTCGTTGCCGCCGGACTGCTGACCGTAATTGCCCAGTATTTTCTGACGCTCGCCTATACGACTGCGGACGCCGCCTACGTCCAGCCGTTCGATGACCTGAAGCTACCCCTCAATGTTCTCGCCGGCTGGTTGGTCTTCGGCTATGCGCCGACGGGGTATCTCTGGCTGGGCGCGCTCCTGATCCTTGGCGCATCGCTCTTCATCATGCGGAATGAAATGAAGAAGGAGCGGCGGACCGCCTAG